One region of Candidatus Omnitrophota bacterium genomic DNA includes:
- the pgsA gene encoding CDP-diacylglycerol--glycerol-3-phosphate 3-phosphatidyltransferase — protein MNIANKITILRILLTPVFLGLILYYKPEQDHLRFIALTIFVIAVLTDAIDGFLARVLKQKTPLGTIMDPIADKFLLITSFIALTVWSGSIRLPLWVPIIVVSRDIIIAIGVIVIFLTNGEIKIAPSVLGKLTTFFQMMAIISVLLLYKHSEYIWYLAVIFTLASGIGYILRGARLLNGTHGKK, from the coding sequence ATGAACATCGCAAACAAGATAACGATACTCAGGATCCTCTTGACGCCGGTTTTTTTAGGCCTCATCCTCTATTATAAGCCGGAACAGGACCATCTGAGATTCATAGCGCTCACGATATTCGTGATAGCCGTGCTTACCGACGCCATAGACGGTTTCCTGGCGCGCGTCCTCAAACAAAAGACGCCCTTAGGCACGATAATGGACCCGATAGCCGACAAGTTCCTGCTCATAACGTCATTTATCGCGCTCACGGTCTGGAGCGGGAGCATAAGGCTGCCGCTCTGGGTGCCAATAATCGTTGTCAGCCGCGATATAATTATAGCCATAGGCGTCATCGTAATTTTCCTGACCAATGGCGAAATCAAGATAGCGCCCAGCGTGCTCGGGAAGCTGACCACTTTCTTCCAGATGATGGCGATAATCAGCGTCCTTTTGCTATACAAGCATTCAGAATATATATGGTACCTCGCGGTGATATTTACCCTTGCGTCGGGCATCGGTTACATATTGCGCGGGGCAAGGCTCTTGAACGGGACGCACGGGAAAAAATAA
- the lepB gene encoding signal peptidase I, giving the protein MTDKEAKKKKSWFRETVEIIVVAVLLAFVIKIFIFEFYKIPSGSMIPTLLIGDRIVVVKFIYGPRLPFVNFRLPGFREPKTGDIVVFKAPPPNPEVSFIKRFIAGPGDTVEIKDGKIVLNGKVVEDPPAFRRIYYYNRGDVWQGDKPITVPNDSYLVLGDNSANSKDSRYWGFVPKSGLIGKAVFVLMPFNRMQIITDK; this is encoded by the coding sequence ATGACTGATAAAGAGGCCAAGAAAAAGAAATCCTGGTTCAGGGAGACGGTCGAGATAATCGTCGTCGCCGTTCTCCTGGCGTTCGTGATCAAGATCTTCATATTCGAGTTCTATAAGATCCCGTCCGGCTCGATGATACCGACCCTCCTTATCGGCGACAGGATCGTCGTAGTAAAATTCATTTACGGGCCGCGCCTGCCGTTCGTAAACTTCCGCCTCCCGGGATTCAGGGAGCCGAAGACCGGCGACATAGTAGTCTTCAAGGCGCCGCCGCCGAACCCCGAGGTCTCGTTCATAAAAAGGTTCATCGCCGGCCCGGGAGACACAGTCGAGATCAAGGACGGCAAGATCGTCCTGAACGGCAAAGTAGTGGAAGACCCTCCCGCGTTCAGGCGCATCTATTATTACAATAGGGGTGATGTCTGGCAGGGGGATAAGCCCATAACCGTGCCGAATGATTCCTACCTTGTCCTGGGCGATAATTCCGCAAACAGTAAAGACAGCAGGTATTGGGGGTTCGTGCCGAAAAGCGGCCTTATAGGAAAGGCGGTCTTCGTCCTGATGCCGTTCAACAGGATGCAGATCATAACCGACAAATAG
- the lepA gene encoding translation elongation factor 4 codes for MDKSLIRNFCIIAHIDHGKSTLADRLLLKTGAISQREFHDQMLDGMDLERERGITIKAKAVRLNHSAGGKDYILNLIDTPGHVDFTYEVSKALAACEGVLLVVDAAQGVEAQTVANLYLAREHNLVIIPVINKIDLPSAEPDRVVQQLKDTLHLTEIEPIMASAKSGIGVDEIIQAIVDKIPAPKGETENPLQALIIDSAFDTFKGVVVYIRLKNGTIRKGMKIKMMGTGRVYDIEEVGVFKPAPVAVDELSVGEVGYITCNIKVPKEVHVGDTVTDFRRPAADALPGYKKVRPLVFCGLYPVNAKDFPFLRDALEKMELSDASFIYEVESSVSFGFGFRCGFLGLLHMEIIQERLEREYNLNLIATTPSVVYKVIKTNGETVEIENPSKLPAPQEIDEIEEPFIRAFVISPSDSLGNVMQLCQERRGIYKSTEYLDPTRAMLIYEFPLSEIIVDFYDKIKSMTRGYGSLDYEFKEYIASDLVKLDILINGKPCDALSFIIHKDNAHTKGNQLVTKLKELIPRQLFEVALQAAIGSKIIARETVRPVGKNVTAKCYGGDISRKRKLWEKQKEGKKRMKQFGKVEIPQEAFMAVLKL; via the coding sequence ATGGATAAGTCGTTAATCCGCAATTTCTGCATCATCGCGCATATAGACCACGGGAAATCGACCTTAGCCGACAGGCTGCTCCTGAAGACAGGGGCTATCTCCCAGAGGGAATTCCACGACCAGATGCTCGACGGTATGGACCTTGAGAGGGAGCGCGGCATCACCATCAAGGCCAAAGCCGTAAGGTTAAACCATTCGGCCGGAGGGAAGGATTACATCCTCAACCTCATCGATACGCCCGGCCACGTCGATTTCACCTACGAAGTCTCAAAAGCGCTTGCCGCATGCGAGGGTGTGCTTCTCGTCGTCGACGCGGCGCAGGGCGTCGAGGCCCAGACAGTCGCCAACCTCTATCTCGCGCGGGAACACAACCTCGTCATCATCCCCGTAATAAACAAGATAGACCTGCCGAGCGCCGAACCGGATAGGGTGGTCCAGCAACTCAAGGATACGCTCCATTTGACTGAGATAGAGCCGATAATGGCCAGCGCTAAATCGGGGATAGGCGTAGACGAGATAATACAGGCGATCGTCGACAAAATACCGGCTCCGAAGGGCGAAACAGAAAACCCCCTGCAGGCGCTTATAATCGACTCGGCGTTCGATACGTTCAAGGGCGTCGTCGTATATATAAGGCTCAAGAACGGGACGATCAGGAAGGGAATGAAGATCAAGATGATGGGCACCGGCCGCGTCTACGACATAGAAGAGGTGGGCGTATTCAAGCCTGCGCCTGTCGCTGTCGATGAACTCTCGGTCGGAGAGGTCGGCTACATCACCTGTAATATCAAGGTGCCAAAAGAGGTCCATGTCGGTGATACGGTAACTGATTTCAGGAGGCCGGCGGCCGATGCGCTCCCCGGATATAAGAAAGTAAGGCCTCTCGTCTTCTGCGGCCTCTACCCGGTAAACGCAAAGGACTTCCCGTTCCTCAGGGACGCGCTGGAAAAGATGGAACTGAGCGACGCTTCCTTTATATATGAAGTCGAGTCCTCCGTATCTTTCGGGTTCGGATTCCGCTGCGGTTTCCTCGGCCTTCTTCACATGGAGATCATACAGGAACGCCTTGAAAGGGAATATAACCTTAACCTCATCGCGACCACGCCTAGCGTCGTATATAAAGTCATAAAGACCAATGGCGAGACGGTCGAGATCGAGAACCCGAGCAAGCTCCCGGCCCCGCAGGAGATCGACGAGATCGAGGAGCCGTTCATAAGGGCGTTCGTCATATCGCCATCGGATTCGCTCGGGAACGTGATGCAGTTATGCCAGGAGAGAAGGGGGATATACAAATCGACCGAGTATCTCGACCCGACAAGGGCGATGCTCATCTATGAGTTCCCTTTATCCGAGATTATTGTGGATTTTTATGATAAAATAAAATCGATGACCCGGGGCTACGGCTCGCTGGATTACGAGTTCAAGGAATATATAGCGAGCGACCTCGTGAAGCTCGACATACTTATAAACGGCAAACCGTGCGACGCGCTCTCGTTCATTATCCATAAGGACAACGCGCATACGAAGGGCAACCAGCTCGTCACTAAATTGAAGGAGCTTATCCCCAGGCAGTTGTTCGAGGTAGCGCTCCAGGCGGCGATAGGAAGCAAGATAATCGCCAGGGAGACGGTCAGGCCGGTCGGAAAAAACGTCACCGCGAAGTGCTACGGCGGCGACATATCGAGAAAACGCAAACTCTGGGAGAAGCAAAAAGAAGGCAAGAAACGCATGAAGCAGTTCGGAAAAGTCGAGATACCGCAGGAAGCCTTTATGGCGGTCCTTAAACTCTAA
- a CDS encoding phosphoglucomutase/phosphomannomutase family protein, producing MKKAEESKIKFGTDGWRGLIAEDFTFENVRIVAQACADHFNKEFKAPRRIIIGYDTRFISDKFAQAVAEVLAANGIKTYLSDRPSPTPTTSYNIRLLGLNGGLIITASHNPGRFSGLKIKTPFGSPADQTVTHKVEAFLYKNKVKTVSLEEAVRTKKVEVINPMPKYLDAVRKYLDLDLLKNCGLKVVAEAMHGAGNSYHAAVLKGTKVKIDTINAEPNPSFEGLKPEPLPHNMPKLMEIMKRGRYDIGLATDGDADRVGAVAPGGRFINPGEIMCLIALHFIENRRWRGALVKNIAGPMLMNKIAKYYNLKFFETPVGFKHIAKLMQRENVLVGGEESGGIGVKNYIPERDGILTGLLLVEMMQQEKKPILELIENMEKKFGKFRYHRQDVEIPLKTREKVVKVLFSKLQGEVPHQRGKSSEKIFKRKIVDIKTYDGLKFIFDDESWLLIRPSGTEPILRVYSEAHTDKEAKDLIAIVDRMSKTIK from the coding sequence ATGAAGAAGGCAGAGGAATCGAAGATCAAATTCGGGACAGACGGCTGGAGAGGCCTGATAGCCGAGGATTTCACTTTTGAGAATGTGCGGATAGTGGCGCAGGCATGCGCAGATCATTTCAATAAGGAATTCAAGGCCCCGCGCCGTATCATAATCGGCTACGATACCCGTTTCATATCCGATAAATTCGCCCAGGCCGTAGCAGAGGTTTTGGCCGCCAACGGCATAAAGACATATCTCTCTGACAGGCCGTCGCCTACGCCGACGACAAGCTACAATATAAGGCTGCTGGGTTTGAACGGAGGGCTCATCATCACCGCGAGCCATAACCCGGGAAGGTTCAGCGGGCTCAAGATAAAGACGCCGTTCGGCTCTCCTGCGGACCAGACCGTGACCCATAAGGTCGAGGCCTTCCTATACAAGAATAAGGTAAAGACCGTATCGCTCGAAGAGGCCGTCAGGACAAAGAAGGTCGAGGTGATAAACCCGATGCCGAAATATCTCGACGCGGTCCGGAAATATCTCGACCTGGACCTTTTGAAGAACTGCGGCCTCAAAGTGGTGGCGGAGGCGATGCACGGGGCCGGGAACAGTTATCACGCGGCCGTCTTAAAAGGCACTAAGGTAAAAATAGATACTATCAATGCCGAGCCGAACCCTTCATTCGAAGGGCTGAAGCCTGAGCCACTCCCGCATAACATGCCAAAACTGATGGAGATCATGAAGAGGGGCAGGTACGACATAGGCCTGGCCACCGACGGCGACGCAGATAGGGTAGGCGCGGTCGCCCCGGGCGGAAGGTTCATTAACCCGGGAGAGATAATGTGCCTTATCGCCCTGCATTTCATAGAGAACAGGCGTTGGAGAGGGGCGCTCGTCAAGAATATAGCCGGACCGATGCTCATGAACAAGATAGCGAAGTATTATAACCTGAAATTCTTCGAGACGCCGGTCGGCTTCAAGCACATCGCGAAACTGATGCAGCGCGAGAACGTCCTGGTCGGCGGGGAGGAATCGGGCGGCATAGGCGTGAAGAACTACATCCCGGAAAGGGACGGCATATTGACCGGGCTCTTGCTCGTCGAGATGATGCAGCAGGAGAAGAAGCCCATACTCGAACTTATAGAAAATATGGAAAAGAAGTTCGGCAAATTCAGGTATCACAGGCAGGACGTCGAGATACCGCTTAAGACCAGGGAAAAAGTCGTCAAGGTCCTCTTCTCGAAACTGCAGGGCGAAGTCCCGCATCAGCGGGGAAAAAGCTCAGAAAAGATATTCAAGCGTAAGATCGTCGACATAAAGACCTACGACGGCCTGAAATTCATCTTCGACGACGAGAGCTGGCTCCTGATAAGGCCTTCGGGCACAGAACCGATCCTCAGGGTCTACAGCGAGGCTCATACCGACAAGGAAGCCAAGGACCTCATCGCCATAGTCGACAGGATGTCCAAAACGATCAAATAA
- a CDS encoding pitrilysin family protein — translation MYKFKTLDNGARFVVKEISNRDSISIGIWLNVGARYETKAVSGVSHFLEHLLFKGTKKRTNDDIKEAIEGRGGAMNGFTSEEFTCYLVKVLSRDMDIALDILSDMVLNAKLDPGDIKKEKTVIKEEIKLYMDLPNHHVQEMLVELLWPDQPLGRNLAGTVETVSDMKRTDISGYKNKYYNPANIVVSASGNLDSDRFFSSCEKYLAAARPGIKSSYKNASEAQKRPNFKSLSKETEQAHLAIGIRAFGRGDPDKYALTILNIILGGNMSSRLFKEIREKRGLAYEINTHTKKLNDTGAFLISAGLDNKNVIKATELIMKELKKIKEKTVGKDEFERAREFYKGQLLLGLEDTLDQMLWMGEHLSAESKIPAPQEVVAEIEKITPDDVRRVAGRVFVDRRLNMAVIGTADKSGEKNISEVLHIG, via the coding sequence ATGTATAAATTCAAGACCCTCGACAACGGCGCGCGGTTCGTGGTCAAGGAGATCTCTAACAGGGATTCTATCTCTATAGGCATCTGGCTTAACGTCGGGGCGCGTTACGAGACGAAGGCGGTAAGCGGCGTATCTCATTTCCTGGAGCACCTTCTTTTCAAGGGGACCAAGAAGAGGACGAATGACGATATAAAAGAGGCTATCGAAGGTAGAGGCGGGGCGATGAACGGCTTCACCTCCGAGGAATTCACCTGCTATCTCGTCAAGGTCTTAAGCAGGGATATGGACATTGCCCTCGACATCCTCTCGGACATGGTCCTGAACGCAAAACTCGATCCCGGCGATATTAAAAAGGAAAAGACGGTGATCAAGGAAGAGATCAAACTTTACATGGACCTTCCGAACCACCACGTCCAGGAGATGCTTGTGGAATTGCTCTGGCCGGACCAGCCTCTCGGCAGGAACCTCGCCGGCACGGTCGAGACCGTCTCGGATATGAAGAGAACCGATATATCCGGTTATAAAAATAAATATTATAATCCCGCAAATATAGTAGTCTCAGCCTCCGGGAACCTTGATTCGGACAGGTTCTTCTCATCCTGCGAAAAATACCTGGCTGCCGCGCGGCCCGGAATAAAATCCTCATATAAAAATGCCTCGGAGGCGCAGAAGAGGCCGAATTTTAAGTCGCTCTCGAAAGAAACAGAGCAGGCGCACCTCGCGATAGGGATCCGCGCTTTCGGCCGCGGCGATCCCGATAAATACGCCCTGACGATACTGAATATTATCCTGGGCGGCAATATGTCGAGCAGGCTCTTTAAGGAGATCCGCGAGAAACGGGGCCTGGCATACGAAATAAATACCCACACCAAAAAATTGAACGATACCGGCGCTTTTCTCATCTCAGCCGGGCTCGACAACAAAAATGTGATAAAAGCCACCGAACTTATAATGAAGGAACTTAAAAAGATAAAAGAGAAGACCGTGGGCAAGGATGAGTTCGAGCGCGCCCGCGAGTTCTATAAAGGCCAGCTTCTCCTGGGGTTGGAGGATACGCTTGACCAGATGTTATGGATGGGCGAGCATCTTTCGGCGGAAAGTAAGATCCCCGCGCCGCAGGAAGTCGTCGCCGAGATCGAAAAAATAACTCCTGATGACGTCAGGCGGGTCGCCGGGCGCGTATTCGTTGACCGGCGCCTGAATATGGCCGTCATAGGGACCGCGGACAAGTCCGGGGAAAAAAATATTTCTGAAGTCCTGCATATCGGGTGA
- the ruvX gene encoding Holliday junction resolvase RuvX, whose amino-acid sequence MRVLALDAGEKRIGVAVSDPLGIIAQGVTVITRKDPETDLKEIEKIVGEYKAESVVVGMPINMDGTKGKSAEKVNEFVETLKGRLSIPVYTYDERLSTKESEKFLISADVSRKKRKSVIDKMAAQLILESYLERLKHNV is encoded by the coding sequence ATGAGAGTGTTGGCGCTGGACGCCGGAGAGAAAAGGATAGGGGTTGCGGTAAGCGACCCGCTCGGCATAATAGCCCAGGGTGTGACCGTCATAACAAGGAAAGACCCTGAGACCGACCTGAAAGAGATAGAGAAGATCGTCGGGGAATACAAGGCCGAGTCGGTGGTCGTGGGCATGCCGATAAATATGGACGGGACTAAAGGAAAGAGCGCCGAAAAGGTGAACGAATTCGTCGAGACCCTCAAGGGCCGCCTCTCGATCCCGGTCTATACCTACGACGAGAGGCTTTCCACTAAAGAGAGCGAAAAATTCCTGATATCCGCCGATGTATCGAGAAAGAAACGGAAGAGCGTCATAGACAAGATGGCCGCGCAACTGATCCTCGAATCATACCTCGAAAGGCTGAAGCATAATGTATAA
- a CDS encoding sugar phosphate nucleotidyltransferase, whose product MAGGRGERFWPKSRAKTPKQTLKLMGRRSLIQETVDRIGSIVPNERIYVITNKEQLGSIKADLPSIKNIIAEPAAKNTAAACGLAAMIIKKLDPQATMIVLPSDHLIKDKDKFIDALLTGVKVAEASNGLVTIGVKPTFPATGYGYLRIDTSGQFRIKGPGLKAKVHRVMAFVEKPSLRNAMKFLKEKRYYWNSGMFIWKATSILDAIKENLPRLYLGLQLLEPSIGHFSFYGKLNSVYPNLEEISIDYGVLEKEKRIFAVEGKFYWDDLGSWDSLARHLTTDKDGNFTIGSHKEIDTKNSVIVSSQGIIGTIGVSDIIVVRDGDCVLVCSRDRAQDVKRLVGLMKSDKDLKKCL is encoded by the coding sequence ATCGCCGGCGGAAGAGGAGAGAGGTTCTGGCCTAAGAGCAGGGCAAAGACCCCGAAGCAGACGCTTAAGCTCATGGGCAGGCGTTCCCTTATCCAGGAGACTGTAGACAGGATAGGGTCCATAGTGCCCAATGAGAGGATATACGTCATAACGAACAAGGAGCAATTGGGCTCGATAAAAGCCGACCTGCCGTCCATAAAGAACATAATCGCCGAGCCGGCCGCGAAAAATACCGCGGCGGCATGCGGGCTCGCCGCGATGATAATTAAGAAACTTGATCCCCAGGCGACGATGATCGTCCTGCCTTCGGACCACCTCATAAAGGATAAGGATAAATTCATAGACGCGCTTTTGACCGGAGTGAAGGTCGCCGAGGCATCTAACGGCCTTGTGACGATCGGCGTAAAACCTACTTTCCCGGCGACAGGATACGGCTACCTGAGGATAGACACAAGCGGCCAGTTCAGGATAAAAGGCCCGGGCCTGAAGGCGAAGGTCCACAGGGTAATGGCGTTCGTCGAAAAACCCAGCCTCCGGAACGCGATGAAATTCCTGAAGGAGAAGAGGTATTATTGGAACAGCGGCATGTTCATATGGAAAGCGACGAGCATCCTCGACGCGATAAAGGAGAACCTGCCGAGGCTGTATCTCGGACTGCAGCTATTGGAACCGAGCATCGGCCATTTCAGCTTTTACGGGAAACTTAACAGCGTCTATCCCAACCTCGAGGAGATCTCGATAGACTACGGCGTCCTTGAAAAAGAGAAGAGGATATTCGCGGTCGAAGGGAAGTTCTACTGGGACGACCTCGGCTCCTGGGATTCGCTCGCGCGCCATCTCACGACAGACAAGGACGGCAATTTCACGATCGGGTCCCACAAGGAGATAGACACTAAAAATTCGGTGATAGTATCCTCGCAGGGCATAATCGGGACAATAGGCGTATCCGATATTATAGTGGTCCGCGACGGCGACTGCGTGCTCGTCTGCAGCCGCGACAGGGCGCAGGACGTCAAGAGGCTTGTCGGGCTCATGAAATCGGACAAGGACCTTAAGAAATGCCTATGA
- the trpA gene encoding tryptophan synthase subunit alpha codes for MNRIDKKFRELRKKKQKALVAFFTAGDFGLSTTKKLVLEFDKRGVDIIELGVPFSDPVADGQVIQASSERALKRGTKLKDIIKLVKGLRNSTEIPVILMGYYNPVLKYGLKKFVSDCSGNGVDGVIIPDLPPDEAEDLVAEAKKRDFATIFLLSPTSTPDRIRLVSKGSKGFIYYVSLTGITGARANLPKELASRVRLIKRYSDKPVCVGFGVSRPGQVREIARVADGVIVGSAIVKEIEKDSKRKDFIIRVGDYVQKLAEASH; via the coding sequence GTGAACAGAATAGATAAAAAATTCAGGGAACTTAGAAAGAAAAAGCAAAAGGCGCTGGTCGCGTTCTTTACGGCCGGGGATTTCGGCCTTTCGACTACGAAAAAACTCGTGCTTGAATTCGATAAGCGCGGGGTCGACATCATAGAGCTCGGCGTGCCTTTCTCCGACCCGGTCGCCGACGGCCAGGTTATACAAGCCTCGTCCGAGCGCGCCCTGAAACGCGGCACAAAGCTAAAAGATATAATCAAGCTCGTCAAAGGGTTAAGGAACTCCACGGAGATACCTGTAATCCTCATGGGATACTATAACCCGGTCCTGAAATACGGATTGAAGAAATTCGTCTCGGATTGCTCGGGAAACGGCGTCGACGGTGTCATCATCCCGGACCTGCCGCCGGATGAGGCGGAAGACCTGGTAGCTGAAGCCAAGAAGAGGGATTTCGCCACGATATTTTTATTAAGCCCGACGAGCACGCCCGACAGGATCAGGCTAGTCTCGAAGGGATCGAAAGGTTTCATTTATTACGTCTCACTCACCGGTATCACCGGCGCGCGGGCGAACCTCCCGAAAGAGCTCGCATCCCGCGTCCGCCTGATAAAAAGGTATTCGGATAAACCTGTCTGCGTCGGGTTCGGCGTCTCCAGGCCTGGGCAGGTCCGCGAGATAGCCAGGGTCGCCGACGGCGTCATCGTCGGCTCGGCGATCGTTAAAGAGATAGAGAAGGACTCTAAACGCAAGGATTTCATAATACGCGTAGGCGACTACGTCCAAAAATTAGCGGAGGCCTCCCATTAA
- the trpB gene encoding tryptophan synthase subunit beta, whose amino-acid sequence MSLPDKKGHFGIFGGKYVPETLMVALDELERGYNAAKNNKKFRRELDYYLSDFAGRPSPLYYAERLTKRLKGPKIYLKREDLNHTGSHKINNTLGQGLLTLRMGKKRIIAETGAGQHGVATATVAALFGLECEVFMGTEDIERQALNVFRMRLLGSKVTPVSSGSKTLKDAMNEAMRDWVTNVRTTHYCIGSVAGPHPFPMMVRDFQSVIGKETKRQILKLEGRLPDYLLACVGGGSNSMGLFYTFFNDKKVKFIGVEAAGRGLSTGLHAATLGRGEVGVLHGSKSYLLQDKAGQVKIAHSISAGLDYPGVGPEHAYFKSIGRAKYESVTDDEALDAFQLLSETEGIIPALESSHAIAYLTKHARKHKKSDIVVVCLSGRGDKDVDMVSKTLASRR is encoded by the coding sequence GTGAGTCTGCCTGACAAAAAAGGCCATTTCGGCATCTTCGGGGGCAAATACGTCCCGGAGACGCTGATGGTCGCGCTCGACGAGCTTGAGCGCGGATATAACGCCGCTAAAAACAACAAAAAATTCAGGAGAGAACTGGATTATTATCTCTCCGACTTTGCCGGAAGGCCGAGCCCGCTATATTACGCGGAGCGCCTCACTAAAAGGCTGAAGGGCCCAAAGATATACCTTAAGCGCGAGGACCTCAACCATACCGGTTCGCATAAGATAAACAATACCCTGGGCCAGGGGCTTTTGACACTCAGGATGGGCAAAAAGAGGATCATCGCCGAGACCGGCGCCGGCCAGCACGGGGTGGCAACAGCCACTGTCGCCGCGCTCTTCGGTCTCGAATGCGAGGTCTTTATGGGCACGGAGGATATAGAACGCCAAGCCTTGAACGTATTCAGGATGCGCCTGCTCGGCTCAAAGGTGACGCCCGTCTCAAGCGGAAGCAAGACTTTAAAAGACGCGATGAACGAGGCGATGCGCGACTGGGTCACGAACGTCAGGACGACGCATTATTGCATCGGCTCGGTTGCAGGCCCGCACCCCTTCCCGATGATGGTCCGCGATTTCCAATCCGTAATAGGAAAAGAAACGAAGCGCCAGATATTAAAGCTTGAAGGCAGGCTGCCGGATTACCTGCTGGCATGCGTCGGAGGCGGCTCTAATTCGATGGGCTTATTCTATACCTTCTTCAACGATAAAAAAGTAAAATTCATAGGTGTGGAGGCGGCCGGACGCGGCTTGTCTACCGGCTTGCACGCCGCGACCCTCGGAAGAGGAGAGGTGGGCGTCCTGCACGGGAGCAAGAGCTATCTTCTCCAGGATAAAGCCGGCCAGGTAAAGATAGCCCATTCCATATCCGCGGGACTCGATTACCCGGGCGTCGGCCCGGAACACGCTTATTTTAAATCAATAGGCCGCGCGAAATATGAATCGGTGACAGATGACGAGGCGCTGGACGCGTTCCAGTTGTTATCTGAGACTGAAGGCATAATACCGGCCCTCGAATCATCGCACGCGATAGCGTACCTCACGAAGCACGCGCGGAAACATAAAAAGAGCGATATCGTCGTCGTATGCCTCTCGGGAAGAGGGGACAAGGACGTAGATATGGTCTCGAAAACATTGGCGTCAAGAAGATGA